A stretch of DNA from Pseudomonas sp. HN11:
GCCGGCAAAAACACCATGGATGAAAAAGCTGATTGCTTGCTTGATGCCATGGTGAAGAGGCTCACAAACAAACTCGGCGATGACGCCATGCGCCGATTCATTCCCTATGTGCAGATGTACGAATTCGAAGGCTTGCTTTTCAGTTGCCCGAGACGGCTAGCGGTCGGGATCAACCAGCCAATTCTTGAAGAACGGTTTGTGCAAATACGAAACGAATTTGAAAGCCCGGAAACAATCAACAACAGTCCAATGACTGCGCCAAGCAAAAGGCTTCAGAAGCTCTACGCTGGCTATGACAAGCCACTGCATGGTTCTCTCGCCGCGATTGAGATCGGCCTGCCGATCATCCGCGAGCAATGCACTCGGTTCGATGCCTGGATCAGGCAGTTGGAATCATTGGAGTAGAACAGCGAGCCTCGAATATGTTGAAACCCGACCGCCCTTGCCGAGCGGTTGGTGAGTTTGTTTCAACAGCGTGATCGTTGGAGCATGGCCAATTGACTTCATTCCTTGGGCAGATGACATTACGGGCGCGCGATCCAACCGGGTCACACTATTGGGTCTTTTTTTTCCTGTGCAGAACAGTGATCATCGCCCTCCCCAAAAGTCCCAAGAACCGAAACCATGGAATTGACGCTGGAAGCGGTTGCGCTCTTTGCACTGAAAATCGCGCACGAGACGGACGGCGGCAGCCCGGTTTTGCGGGATGATCCGGTGATGGATGGTTATGAGCGGGAAATGTTTGGGTTATTGGTGCGGCAGCGGGATCTGGCCGTTATACAATCCAAACTCGCGGAATGTGTCGATCAAGCACTCGAGGCATTGGGCGGGGTCGATACGGTGATGGGCCGCGAGCTGCAACGGTTGGCAAGTGACGTGCAAAACACTGCTCAGTTGGATGAGCTGCGCGGGCCACTGACCAACCTGAAGGACTACCTGAAAGCCATCCTGTAAGGCGCCTACCGCCGTTCTTCCACCGCCATCCGCACCGCCAGTCCCATCAGCACCGAGCCCATCAGCCAGCGCTGCACCACCTGCCAACCCGGCCGGGTGACGAAAAACACCGCGATCGCCCCCGCCATCGTGGCAATCATCGCGTTGACGCTCACGCTGATGAAAATCTGCGTAAAGCCCAGCACCAGGGATTGCGCCAGCACACTGCCATGGCCATTCGGGTCGATGAACTGGGGCAGCAACGACAAATACATCACCGCCACCTTGGGGTTGAGCAGGTTGGTCACCAAACCCATGGTGAACAGCTTGCGCGGGCTGTCCATGGGCAAGTCCCGCACCTGGAATGGCGAGCGCCCGCCCGGCCGTATGGCCTGCCAAGCCATGTAGGCCAGGTACAACGCACCGCCGAAGCGCAGCGCGTCATAGGCAAACGGCACTGCCATGACCAAGGCCGTGATCCCCAACGCCGCGCACACCATGTAGACCAAAAAACCCAACGCCACGCCACCCAGGGAAATCAGCCCCGCCGTGCGCCCCTGGCAAATCGATCGAGAGATGAGGTAAATCATGTTCGGCCCGGGCGTGAGCACCATGCCGAGCGAGATGAGCGCATAGGCCAGCCAGCTGGACACTTCAGGCATTGTTCGGCTCCTTGGTCGTTTTTCTGTCGACGTGAAACATTTGGCCAACGTTGTAGGCTTGGATGCCATGGTAGGGCGTTCAAAATGCGCGCGTTAGATACAGATCCGCGAGTAAAACGGCATACACCCAAGAGGCAGGACATGATCGACTTCAACAACAAAGGCTTCTTCAAGCTCAAGCAAAACAACGAATACGCCGAACGCGTCGCCGCCCTGCTGCTGGACGGCGAAGAAGTGATCGACGCGTACAAGGCCATGCGCGACGGCGTG
This window harbors:
- a CDS encoding DUF4276 family protein encodes the protein MIRVHVICEGQTEEMFINEVLADAFQHKGIYLMPALIGKPGHKGGNFRFERLLTDVEKRLLGDRQAYCTTFFDFYGLPEEFPGKTNAAGKNTMDEKADCLLDAMVKRLTNKLGDDAMRRFIPYVQMYEFEGLLFSCPRRLAVGINQPILEERFVQIRNEFESPETINNSPMTAPSKRLQKLYAGYDKPLHGSLAAIEIGLPIIREQCTRFDAWIRQLESLE
- a CDS encoding LysE family translocator, which produces MPEVSSWLAYALISLGMVLTPGPNMIYLISRSICQGRTAGLISLGGVALGFLVYMVCAALGITALVMAVPFAYDALRFGGALYLAYMAWQAIRPGGRSPFQVRDLPMDSPRKLFTMGLVTNLLNPKVAVMYLSLLPQFIDPNGHGSVLAQSLVLGFTQIFISVSVNAMIATMAGAIAVFFVTRPGWQVVQRWLMGSVLMGLAVRMAVEERR